The bacterium DNA window GCCAAAACTTTTGTGCAACTTCTTCGGCTCCTTACATGCACTAGAAAAGAATATGGTTAAGAGAAACATCTCTCTTAACCGCTATGCATCACTAACACTACTTTCCCTTAGATTTGCCTTTCTTTTCCATTAGTAACACCTCCTTATTTAACATCAATAGTCATCATCAGAATTCCCTTCACTGTCATCATCATCCACTGTATATGTATTCATGTTTGGTTCACCTCCAAATTATCTTCTAATATTGGCTCTCCACAGTAATCACAATAATCACTATTAGCATCCAATTTATATCCGCATAACTTACATTGAATTTTATTTTGCATAACAGGTCACCCCAAAAAAATAACATTACCTCAAATAATTTTTTTGTATTACTCTTATTGGACTTTTTTCCTCCTCAGCTTACTATACTTTAAACCCCCCCTACATTGATGCTTTGGGTTATTTTTATTGTTGGTTTGGTTAATTATTTTACAGCAAATAACTTGATTCTTTGCTGTTTTGGTCTGCGCATAATACTACTCCCAATATATATATTTTTCTATTTTGCGGCTCGATTGCAAGTTCCATTAATCACACCTCAATAACATGTTATGTGTAAAGCATTTCATGTAAAAATGTCTGGCTTGTTGCCAGACGGTTTTACCCCTTAAGGTTTCACCCATTCCCCTTTTTAACATGCTATTAGTAGTTTCTGTTAATGCTCTTCTATGATAACTCCTGCCAGGCCATTTCCGTCTTAATTCCTTGCGTCGCGACCCTTTTGTCCTATGGACTGGAATGTTATCATGCCTTAAAGGAGCAACACCTTTCCCACCTAATTCAAGTACCTTCTGATGGAATCTTTCCTCTGCATCAAACTCAGTGTCTGCTACTATAGTCTTTCCTTTAACCCACAATCCTAGTATTTTATCTAAGTCATCTAATCCATTTCGTTTGGGATATGCATAGATTACAGCGTCTATAATCCTTAAGCT harbors:
- a CDS encoding zinc-ribbon domain-containing protein, coding for MQNKIQCKLCGYKLDANSDYCDYCGEPILEDNLEVNQT